From Callospermophilus lateralis isolate mCalLat2 chromosome 5, mCalLat2.hap1, whole genome shotgun sequence, a single genomic window includes:
- the Taf9 gene encoding transcription initiation factor TFIID subunit 9 yields the protein MESGKMASPKSMPKDAQMMAQILKDMGITEYEPRVINQMLEFAFRYVTTILDDAKIYSSHAKKATVDADDVRLAIQCRADQSFTSPPPRDFLLDIARQRNQTPLPLIKPYSGPRLPPDRYCLTAPNYRLKSLQKKASTSAGRITVPRLSVGSVTSRPSTPTLGTPTPQTMSVSTKVGTPMSLTGQRFTVQMPTSQSPAVKASIPATSAVQNVLINPSLIGSKNILITTNMVSSQNTANESSNALKRKRDDDDDDDDDDDDDYDNL from the coding sequence ATGGAGTCTGGCAAGATGGCTTCTCCCAAGAGCATGCCGAAAGATGCACAGATGATGGCACAAATCCTGAAGGATATGGGGATTACAGAATATGAGCCAAGAGTTATAAATCAGATGTTGGAATTTGCCTTCCGATATGTGACCACAATTCTAGATGATGCTAAAATTTATTCAAGCCATGCTAAGAAAGCTACTGTTGATGCAGATGATGTGCGATTGGCAATCCAGTGTCGAGCTGACCAGTCTTTTACCTCTCCTCCCCCGAGAGATTTTTTATTAGATATTGCAAGGCAAAGAAATCAAACCCCTTTGCCATTGATCAAGCCATATTCGGGTCCTAGATTGCCTCCTGATAGATATTGCCTAACAGCTCCAAACTATAGGCTCAAGTCTTTACAAAAGAAAGCATCtacttctgcaggaagaataacagTACCACGGTTAAGTGTTGGTTCAGTTACTAGCAGACCAAGTACTCCCACACTAGGCACACCAACCCCACAAACCATGTCTGTTTCAACTAAGGTAGGGACTCCAATGTCTCTAACAGGGCAAAGGTTTACAGTACAGATGCCTACTTCACAGTCCCCTGCTGTAAAAGCCTCAATTCCTGCAACATCAGCAGTTCAGAATGTTCTGATTAATCCATCATTAATTGGGTCCAAAAACATTCTTATTACTACTAATATGGTATCCTCACAAAATACTGCCAATGAATCATCAAATGCATTGAAAAGAAaacgtgatgatgatgatgacgatgacgatgatgatgatgatgactatGATAATTTGTAA
- the Ak6 gene encoding adenylate kinase isoenzyme 6 isoform X1, whose amino-acid sequence MLLPNILLTGTPGVGKTTLGKELASRSGLKYINVGDLAQEGQLYNGYDEEYDCPILDEDRVVDELENQMREGGTIVDYHGCDFFPERWFHIVFVLRTDNSVLYKRLETRGYGEKKLKDNIQCEIFQVLYEEAIASYKEEIVHQLSSNKPEDLEDNINQILKWIEQWVKDHNT is encoded by the exons ATGTTGTTACCGAACATTCTGCTCACCG GTACTCCAGGGGTTGGAAAAACTACACTAGGCAAAGAACTTGCCTCAAGATCAGGACTGAAATACATTAATGTGGGTGATTTAGCTCAAGAAG GGCAGTTATATAATGGCTATGATGAAGAGTATGATTGTCCCATTTTAGATGAAGATAGA GTAGTTGATGAGTTAGAAAACCAAATGAGAGAAGGTGGAACTATTGTTGATTACCATGGTTGTGATTTCTTCCCTGAACGCTGGTTTCACATAGTTTTTGTGTTGAGAACAGATAACAGTGTATTGTACAAAAGACTTGAAACAAG GGGTTATGGTGAGAAGAAATTAAAAGATAACATTCAGTGTGAGATTTTTCAAGTTCTTTATGAAGAAGCCATAGCATCCTACAAAGAAGAAATTGTGCATCAACTGTCCAGCAATAAACCAGAAGATCTAGAAGATAATATAAATCAGATCCTCAAATGGATTGAGCAGTGGGTCAAAGATCATAACACTTGA
- the Ak6 gene encoding adenylate kinase isoenzyme 6 isoform X2: protein METCHKRPGTPGVGKTTLGKELASRSGLKYINVGDLAQEGQLYNGYDEEYDCPILDEDRVVDELENQMREGGTIVDYHGCDFFPERWFHIVFVLRTDNSVLYKRLETRGYGEKKLKDNIQCEIFQVLYEEAIASYKEEIVHQLSSNKPEDLEDNINQILKWIEQWVKDHNT, encoded by the exons ATGGAAACGTGTCATAAAAGGCCAG GTACTCCAGGGGTTGGAAAAACTACACTAGGCAAAGAACTTGCCTCAAGATCAGGACTGAAATACATTAATGTGGGTGATTTAGCTCAAGAAG GGCAGTTATATAATGGCTATGATGAAGAGTATGATTGTCCCATTTTAGATGAAGATAGA GTAGTTGATGAGTTAGAAAACCAAATGAGAGAAGGTGGAACTATTGTTGATTACCATGGTTGTGATTTCTTCCCTGAACGCTGGTTTCACATAGTTTTTGTGTTGAGAACAGATAACAGTGTATTGTACAAAAGACTTGAAACAAG GGGTTATGGTGAGAAGAAATTAAAAGATAACATTCAGTGTGAGATTTTTCAAGTTCTTTATGAAGAAGCCATAGCATCCTACAAAGAAGAAATTGTGCATCAACTGTCCAGCAATAAACCAGAAGATCTAGAAGATAATATAAATCAGATCCTCAAATGGATTGAGCAGTGGGTCAAAGATCATAACACTTGA